Proteins encoded within one genomic window of Ideonella dechloratans:
- the rfbF gene encoding glucose-1-phosphate cytidylyltransferase, translating to MKAVILAGGAGTRLSEETSVRPKPMVEIGGLPILWHILKVYSSFGVNDFIICCGYKGYVIKEYFSNYFLHMSDVTFDMSNGSMQVHDHKAEPWKVTLVNTGENTLTGGRLRRVRPFLGDEDFCFTYGDGLADLDIGALIRFHQAHGREATMTAVRPPGRFGSVELLGDAVNRFVEKPLGDGGWINGGFFVLKPRVIDLIAHDMVTWESTPLETLAAADQLRAFKHDGFWQPMDTLRDKHQLESLWSSGQAPWKFWK from the coding sequence TTGAAGGCCGTCATCCTGGCCGGCGGAGCGGGCACCCGGCTGTCGGAGGAAACCTCCGTCCGACCCAAACCCATGGTCGAAATCGGTGGGCTGCCCATTCTGTGGCACATCTTGAAGGTCTATTCATCCTTCGGCGTCAACGACTTCATCATCTGCTGCGGCTACAAGGGCTACGTCATCAAGGAGTATTTCTCCAACTACTTCCTGCACATGTCGGATGTGACCTTCGACATGAGCAACGGCAGCATGCAGGTTCATGACCACAAGGCCGAGCCTTGGAAGGTCACCCTGGTCAACACAGGGGAAAACACGCTCACCGGGGGCCGCCTGCGCCGCGTGCGGCCCTTCCTGGGCGATGAAGATTTCTGTTTCACCTATGGCGACGGTTTGGCGGACCTCGATATTGGCGCCCTGATCCGCTTTCACCAGGCGCACGGCCGGGAAGCCACGATGACCGCGGTCAGGCCGCCTGGGCGTTTCGGTTCGGTGGAATTGCTCGGCGACGCGGTCAACCGCTTTGTCGAGAAGCCGCTGGGCGACGGTGGCTGGATCAACGGCGGCTTTTTCGTGCTCAAGCCGCGCGTCATCGACCTCATCGCGCACGACATGGTCACCTGGGAATCCACGCCGCTGGAGACCCTGGCTGCCGCGGACCAGTTGCGGGCCTTCAAGCACGATGGCTTCTGGCAGCCGATGGACACCTTGCGCGACAAACACCAACTGGAGTCGCTGTGGTCCAGCGGCCAGGCCCCGTGGAAATTCTGGAAATGA
- the rfbG gene encoding CDP-glucose 4,6-dehydratase: MSPAAAAVPNAAFWASRRVLVTGHTGFKGSWLSWMLHALGAEVHGLALAPEPDSLFDMAEVASILASDLRVDIRQPERLAQAVADCRPQVVLHLAAQALVRVGYEDPLGTYDTNVQGTANLLQACRDRADLQAVLVVTTDKVYRDERQPWPYRETDPLGGHDPYSNSKACAELVVQAFRGSYFSGDARPRLVTARAGNVIGGGDRCRDRLLPDLFRALRAGRPLALRHPQATRPWQHVLDALSGYLVLAEAMAGGRAGLAPAYNFGPSVDEIWSVADVARRACHQWGGGDVVALATPDGPKESLHLRLDASLARQSLGWQPRLDTRQAIAWTVDWERQLFAGQPAHALMQAQIRAHLGPGR, encoded by the coding sequence ATGAGCCCCGCCGCAGCGGCCGTGCCGAATGCCGCGTTCTGGGCGTCGCGCCGTGTGCTGGTCACCGGCCACACCGGCTTCAAGGGCAGCTGGCTGAGCTGGATGCTCCATGCGCTGGGCGCGGAGGTTCACGGCCTTGCCCTGGCGCCCGAGCCCGACAGCCTGTTTGACATGGCCGAGGTGGCCTCCATCCTGGCCTCCGATCTGCGGGTGGACATCCGCCAGCCCGAACGGCTGGCGCAGGCCGTGGCCGACTGCCGGCCCCAGGTGGTGCTGCATCTGGCGGCACAGGCCCTGGTGCGCGTGGGCTACGAGGATCCACTGGGGACCTACGACACCAATGTCCAGGGCACCGCCAACCTGCTTCAAGCCTGCCGTGATCGGGCCGACCTGCAGGCCGTGCTGGTGGTGACCACCGACAAGGTCTACCGCGACGAGCGCCAGCCCTGGCCCTACCGCGAAACCGATCCGCTGGGAGGGCATGACCCCTACAGCAACTCCAAGGCCTGTGCCGAACTGGTGGTGCAGGCCTTTCGTGGCAGTTACTTCAGTGGCGACGCCAGACCGCGTCTGGTCACGGCCCGGGCCGGCAACGTGATCGGCGGCGGGGACCGTTGTCGCGATCGGCTGCTGCCCGATTTGTTCAGGGCACTGCGGGCGGGGCGGCCGCTGGCGCTGCGCCATCCCCAAGCCACCCGTCCCTGGCAGCATGTGCTGGACGCCCTGTCGGGCTATCTGGTGCTGGCCGAAGCCATGGCGGGGGGGCGTGCCGGCCTGGCCCCGGCCTACAACTTCGGCCCGTCCGTGGACGAGATCTGGTCGGTCGCAGACGTGGCCCGTCGGGCCTGTCACCAGTGGGGTGGCGGGGATGTGGTGGCCTTGGCCACCCCGGACGGCCCGAAAGAGTCCCTGCATCTGCGCCTGGACGCCAGCCTGGCCCGCCAGTCGCTGGGCTGGCAGCCGCGGCTGGATACCCGCCAGGCGATTGCCTGGACGGTGGATTGGGAGCGCCAGCTGTTTGCCGGGCAACCGGCCCATGCGCTGATGCAAGCGCAGATCCGGGCGCACCTGGGCCCGGGGCGCTGA
- the rfbH gene encoding lipopolysaccharide biosynthesis protein RfbH: MANEEALQLRQRIAELVDQYAALTLGQPRPFEPGVSVVPPSGKLLDAAELRLMVEASLDGWLTTGRFNAAFESGLAQFLGVPHVLTVNSGSSANLVAFHTLTSPRLGERAIRPGDEVISVAAGFPTTVNPILQFGAVPVFVDVDIPTYNVDASLIEAAIGPRTKAIMLAHTLGNPFNLDVVTDLCRRHGLWLVEDCCDALGSTYRGQKVGTFGDIGTLSFYPAHHITMGEGGAVFTRHDELRRIAESFRDWGRDCYCAPGKDNTCGRRFCQQLGQLPAGYDHKYTYSHLGYNLKITDMQAACGLAQLGKLEAFIAARRRHFTFLHERLRSCEEFLILPQATAGAEPSWFGFPITLREEAPVSRLDLLTYLDQQRVGTRLLFAGNLTRQPYMQGRNYRVSGTLARSDTVMSKTFWIGVQPALTEPMLEHAAASIEQYLGVRFD, from the coding sequence GTGGCGAATGAAGAGGCCCTGCAGCTGCGTCAGCGGATCGCTGAACTGGTCGACCAGTACGCGGCGCTGACCTTGGGCCAGCCCCGGCCTTTCGAGCCGGGGGTGAGCGTGGTGCCGCCTTCGGGCAAGTTGCTGGATGCGGCGGAGCTGCGCCTGATGGTCGAGGCCAGCCTGGACGGCTGGTTGACCACCGGCCGCTTCAATGCGGCCTTCGAGTCCGGCTTGGCCCAGTTCCTGGGCGTGCCCCACGTGCTGACGGTCAACAGCGGGTCCTCCGCCAACCTGGTGGCCTTTCACACGCTGACCTCGCCTCGCCTGGGCGAGCGGGCCATCCGGCCGGGCGATGAAGTGATCAGCGTGGCGGCGGGATTCCCGACCACGGTCAATCCGATCCTGCAGTTCGGGGCCGTGCCAGTCTTCGTCGATGTCGACATTCCGACCTACAACGTCGATGCCAGCCTGATCGAGGCGGCCATCGGGCCGCGCACCAAGGCCATCATGCTGGCGCACACGCTGGGCAATCCCTTCAACCTGGACGTGGTCACCGACCTGTGCCGCCGCCATGGCTTGTGGCTGGTCGAGGACTGCTGCGATGCCCTGGGATCGACCTACCGAGGACAGAAGGTCGGCACTTTTGGCGACATCGGCACCCTGAGTTTCTACCCCGCCCATCACATCACGATGGGCGAAGGCGGGGCGGTGTTCACCCGACACGACGAACTGCGCCGCATCGCCGAGAGCTTCCGTGACTGGGGCCGCGACTGCTACTGCGCGCCCGGCAAGGACAACACCTGCGGTCGCCGCTTCTGCCAGCAACTGGGCCAGCTGCCGGCGGGCTATGACCACAAATACACTTACAGTCACCTCGGCTACAACCTGAAGATCACCGACATGCAGGCTGCCTGTGGCCTGGCCCAGCTCGGCAAGCTCGAAGCTTTCATCGCCGCGCGGCGCCGGCATTTCACCTTCCTGCACGAGCGTCTGCGCAGTTGCGAGGAATTCCTCATCCTGCCGCAGGCCACCGCCGGTGCGGAGCCGTCCTGGTTCGGCTTTCCCATCACCCTGCGCGAAGAGGCACCGGTCTCTCGCCTGGACCTGCTGACCTACCTGGACCAGCAGCGCGTCGGCACCCGGCTGCTGTTCGCCGGCAACCTCACCCGGCAGCCCTATATGCAGGGTCGCAACTACCGTGTCAGCGGCACGCTGGCGCGCTCCGACACGGTGATGTCCAAGACCTTCTGGATCGGCGTGCAGCCTGCACTGACCGAGCCCATGCTCGAGCATGCCGCCGCCAGCATCGAGCAGTACCTGGGCGTGCGCTTCGACTGA
- a CDS encoding N-acetylneuraminate synthase family protein, translating into MKHLIPPRLVTFEMANNHMGDLDHGLRIIREFAAVSREFPEFSFAMKLQYRDLDSFIHPAMRGREDVKYIKRFSETRLSRAQFDSLVEETRRQGLLTMSTPFDEASVDVIEAQGLDIIKVASCSFGDWPLIERIVRTDRPIIASTAGASVATLDNMVSFLRHRDKAFALLHCVAEYPAPDEHMQLSQIDFLRQRYPGLRVGFSTHEHPDHADLVAMAVAKGADIFEKHVAVGTPEYPVNGYSATPEQVRRWLASARRAFAICGSPSERAPVNTAEQDSLRSLRRGVFVRRPIDAGQTLENADVYFAFPPEPGQITANEWSKYSRFVAREPIAADGAVTLANTEQSDRRARILDIACRVRELLQHSRITVPGGVDLEISHHYGLERFDEVGLTMFTVVNRGYCKKLLVSLPGQLHPEQLHRRKEETFHILFGEIEISLDGKLQRCKEGEVINIEPGVRHAFSTRTGAVIEEISSTHFADDSFYTDEAINLNRDRKTRLMYWLN; encoded by the coding sequence ATGAAACACCTCATCCCGCCTCGCCTGGTCACCTTCGAGATGGCCAACAACCACATGGGCGATCTCGACCATGGCCTGCGCATCATCCGCGAGTTCGCCGCGGTCAGCCGGGAGTTCCCCGAGTTCAGCTTCGCGATGAAGCTGCAATACCGCGACCTGGACAGCTTCATCCACCCGGCCATGCGTGGCCGCGAAGACGTCAAGTACATCAAGCGCTTCAGCGAGACGCGCCTGAGCCGGGCCCAGTTCGACAGCCTGGTGGAGGAGACACGCCGCCAGGGCCTGCTGACCATGTCCACGCCCTTCGATGAGGCCTCGGTGGATGTCATCGAGGCGCAGGGCCTGGACATCATCAAGGTGGCCAGCTGTTCCTTCGGCGACTGGCCGCTGATCGAGCGCATCGTCCGCACGGACCGGCCGATCATCGCCTCCACCGCCGGCGCCTCGGTGGCCACGCTGGACAACATGGTCAGCTTCCTGCGGCACCGAGACAAGGCCTTTGCCCTGCTGCACTGCGTGGCCGAGTATCCGGCGCCCGATGAGCACATGCAGCTCAGCCAGATCGACTTCCTGCGCCAGCGCTATCCCGGCCTGCGCGTGGGCTTTTCCACCCACGAACACCCGGACCACGCCGACCTGGTGGCGATGGCGGTCGCCAAGGGGGCCGACATCTTCGAGAAGCACGTGGCGGTGGGCACGCCCGAGTACCCGGTCAATGGCTATTCGGCCACACCCGAACAGGTGCGCCGCTGGCTGGCCTCGGCGCGGCGCGCCTTTGCCATCTGCGGCAGTCCCAGCGAGCGCGCGCCCGTCAACACGGCCGAACAGGACAGCCTGCGCAGCCTGCGCCGCGGTGTCTTCGTGCGCCGGCCGATCGACGCCGGCCAGACCCTGGAGAATGCGGACGTCTACTTCGCCTTTCCTCCCGAGCCGGGCCAGATCACGGCCAACGAGTGGAGCAAGTACAGCCGCTTCGTGGCCCGCGAGCCCATCGCCGCCGATGGCGCCGTGACCTTGGCCAACACCGAACAGAGCGACCGGCGTGCCAGGATCCTCGACATCGCCTGCCGGGTGCGCGAGCTGCTGCAGCACAGCCGCATCACCGTGCCGGGGGGCGTTGACCTGGAGATTTCCCACCACTATGGCCTGGAGCGTTTTGACGAGGTGGGTTTGACCATGTTCACTGTGGTCAACCGCGGCTACTGCAAAAAGCTGCTGGTGAGCCTGCCGGGACAACTGCATCCGGAGCAGTTGCACCGCCGGAAGGAGGAGACTTTCCACATTCTTTTCGGCGAAATCGAGATCAGCCTGGACGGTAAATTGCAGCGGTGCAAAGAGGGGGAGGTGATCAACATCGAGCCCGGTGTGCGGCATGCGTTCTCCACACGCACCGGCGCCGTGATCGAGGAAATCTCTTCCACCCACTTTGCCGACGATTCGTTCTACACCGACGAAGCCATCAACCTCAACCGGGATCGCAAGACCCGTCTAATGTACTGGCTCAACTGA